A window of the Tunturibacter empetritectus genome harbors these coding sequences:
- a CDS encoding Lcl domain-containing protein, giving the protein MKTLLTFLILNSSIVMTGQQTQEAQAHRYWVDPSTELMWAGKDVSYHKAMKYCNDLRLAEYSDWRLATMFELQPIFDRSAEAPGRAGDGKGGNPRNVTWHVKGNLFLTGNEWSSGRILDDRGKPSGYGYYFDFNEGKSNDDQLDYSSGKRALCVRISAKKAANH; this is encoded by the coding sequence ATGAAAACCTTACTTACGTTTCTTATACTCAATTCCTCAATCGTCATGACGGGACAACAGACGCAGGAAGCTCAGGCGCATCGATATTGGGTCGATCCATCCACAGAACTAATGTGGGCCGGAAAAGACGTGAGCTACCACAAGGCAATGAAGTACTGCAACGACCTACGGCTGGCTGAGTACTCAGACTGGAGACTGGCGACGATGTTTGAGTTGCAGCCAATCTTCGATAGAAGCGCAGAAGCTCCAGGGAGGGCGGGCGACGGCAAGGGCGGCAATCCTCGGAACGTTACTTGGCATGTAAAGGGAAATCTATTTTTGACAGGAAATGAATGGAGCAGCGGTCGCATACTCGACGACCGGGGAAAGCCGTCCGGGTACGGTTACTACTTTGATTTCAATGAAGGAAAGTCGAACGACGACCAACTCGATTACTCGTCAGGAAAGCGTGCGTTGTGTGTGCGGATTTCAGCAAAGAAAGCTGCAAACCACTAA
- a CDS encoding ankyrin repeat domain-containing protein, giving the protein MPVRQLPAKPDLDHLKHQAKDLLRGHAEHAPLVAQQIREFHPRFLRAKDAEIFRAPFKLSDAQVTIAREHGFQSWVRLKSHIERPTLTGQISLPHHERIEDAAFRLAVKLIDAGDVAGLRSHLKQHPRLVHQHVVFEGGNYFRNPTLLEFVAENPVRHGSLPASIVEVAKVILDAGAERSAIEETLMLVCTGSVARECRVKLDLIDLLCDRGANPESALRASALHGEADAVNALIARGAQIDLPVAAALGRVDDFRRLLAASDGEDRHLALALASQYGQVEIVKLLLDAGEDPNRYNPVGGHSHTTPLHQAAGAGNERLVKLLVERGARLDRKDVLWRGTPADWARYGGKTEVERYLRSLQDGGSATAEGASKATTKYGDSSLSASSGSE; this is encoded by the coding sequence ATGCCGGTTCGACAGCTCCCAGCCAAGCCCGACCTCGACCACCTCAAGCATCAAGCCAAGGATCTGCTTCGTGGCCACGCTGAGCATGCTCCGCTCGTCGCGCAGCAGATTCGAGAGTTTCATCCACGGTTTCTGCGTGCGAAAGATGCTGAGATTTTTCGCGCCCCGTTCAAGTTGAGCGATGCGCAGGTGACGATCGCTCGTGAGCATGGTTTCCAGAGTTGGGTTCGGTTGAAGTCGCATATTGAGAGACCAACGCTCACTGGCCAAATCAGCTTGCCGCATCACGAACGAATTGAGGATGCGGCGTTTCGTCTTGCGGTGAAGCTGATTGACGCCGGCGATGTGGCGGGTTTGCGTTCCCATCTGAAGCAGCATCCCAGGCTGGTCCATCAGCATGTTGTCTTTGAGGGGGGAAACTACTTTCGGAATCCCACGCTGCTGGAGTTTGTGGCGGAGAATCCGGTTCGCCATGGCAGTCTGCCTGCCAGCATTGTCGAGGTAGCCAAGGTGATTCTCGATGCCGGTGCGGAGCGTTCCGCTATTGAGGAGACTCTCATGCTCGTCTGCACCGGCAGTGTCGCTCGGGAGTGTCGCGTCAAGCTTGATTTGATCGATCTGCTTTGCGATCGCGGTGCGAATCCTGAGAGTGCTCTGCGGGCGTCTGCCTTGCATGGAGAGGCTGACGCGGTGAATGCATTGATAGCGCGCGGCGCACAGATCGATCTGCCGGTCGCGGCCGCGCTGGGCAGGGTCGATGACTTTCGCCGTCTGCTTGCAGCGTCCGATGGGGAGGATCGTCATCTTGCACTGGCCCTGGCGTCGCAGTACGGTCAGGTCGAGATCGTTAAGCTGCTGCTGGATGCGGGGGAGGATCCGAACCGTTACAACCCGGTTGGAGGGCACTCTCATACGACGCCGTTGCACCAGGCTGCTGGCGCGGGGAATGAACGGCTGGTGAAGCTTCTCGTCGAACGAGGTGCGAGGCTGGATAGGAAGGATGTGCTGTGGCGAGGGACACCGGCGGATTGGGCCAGGTACGGCGGCAAGACGGAGGTTGAGCGGTATCTTCGTTCGCTGCAGGATGGTGGCTCGGCAACGGCAGAAGGTGCAAGCAAAGCAACGACGAAATACGGGGATTCTTCCCTTTCGGCAAGCTCAGGGTCAGAATGA
- a CDS encoding FecR family protein produces MKIGFVYRVFLAMAFSVAGVVAAGAQSGAAGEQSNPLDVDSASAAHVTTAHMTTADVPKARVPVAGTPTSDVAAASVPVDNGARPGDSHVRIVRLSDVKGTLSLDRKTGNGFEETMPNMPIVQGQRLRTADGYAEVEFEDNSTLRVAPNSLVEFPLLALRSSGAKASTIQVVRGMVYVNLQSTKGNEFVLRAGDQTMTVSPSTHARMTVADGKTVVSVFNGSVEAKHGAETTLVTKKESLTLGGEQVAVVKKIEEAPSDAWDKEANDYHARYSQANALVAGGSTYGLSDLNYYGNFINGGAFGSFWQPYLIGAGWNPYLNGVWALYPGAGYSWVSPYPWGWLPYHSGNWSFFPGYGWGWQPGGAFNGLNNAASGGVASGGGVAGGLVGTAVHSPLRAASPQAPTAGAGSLVLANNTPMVFSKEDKPGNFVFQKNSAGLGVPRGSLGSLNKISSHVEQHGSASMQVYAAVPSAGGMASSHGGNSGPVTLRAGAPMQSANTSNAPASRGESYGGSSASSVASHSLGAPSGSGGSSGSGGRGGSGPK; encoded by the coding sequence ATGAAGATCGGATTCGTGTACCGAGTGTTTCTCGCGATGGCGTTTTCGGTGGCGGGAGTTGTGGCGGCTGGAGCACAGAGTGGAGCGGCCGGGGAGCAAAGTAACCCTCTGGATGTGGATTCTGCATCGGCTGCTCATGTGACGACCGCACACATGACGACGGCTGATGTGCCAAAGGCTCGTGTCCCGGTAGCTGGTACACCTACGTCTGATGTGGCAGCGGCGAGCGTGCCCGTAGACAATGGGGCGCGGCCGGGCGATTCGCACGTAAGGATTGTGCGGCTGAGTGATGTGAAGGGAACACTCTCACTCGATCGTAAGACGGGCAACGGCTTTGAAGAGACGATGCCGAATATGCCGATTGTTCAAGGCCAGAGACTTCGGACCGCCGATGGATATGCTGAGGTGGAGTTTGAGGACAACAGTACGCTGCGTGTGGCGCCGAACTCGCTGGTGGAGTTTCCGCTGCTGGCGCTGCGCAGCTCGGGAGCCAAGGCCTCGACGATACAGGTGGTGCGGGGGATGGTGTATGTGAACCTGCAAAGCACGAAGGGGAATGAGTTCGTGCTGCGGGCGGGAGATCAGACGATGACGGTTTCGCCGTCGACGCATGCGCGAATGACGGTGGCTGACGGGAAGACAGTTGTCTCGGTCTTCAACGGAAGCGTGGAGGCGAAGCACGGCGCAGAGACGACGCTGGTGACGAAGAAGGAGTCACTGACGCTGGGTGGAGAGCAGGTGGCTGTTGTGAAGAAGATCGAGGAAGCGCCATCTGATGCGTGGGATAAGGAGGCGAACGACTATCATGCGCGCTACTCGCAGGCGAATGCGTTGGTGGCCGGGGGCTCTACCTATGGCTTGAGTGACCTGAACTACTACGGGAACTTTATCAATGGCGGAGCGTTTGGATCTTTCTGGCAGCCGTATCTAATTGGCGCAGGATGGAATCCTTACTTGAATGGCGTGTGGGCGCTATACCCGGGCGCGGGCTACTCGTGGGTGTCTCCGTATCCGTGGGGATGGCTGCCGTATCACTCGGGCAACTGGTCGTTCTTCCCGGGATATGGGTGGGGATGGCAGCCGGGTGGCGCGTTTAATGGATTGAACAATGCTGCGAGTGGCGGCGTTGCGAGTGGCGGTGGCGTGGCAGGGGGGCTGGTTGGGACAGCGGTGCATTCGCCCTTGCGTGCGGCCTCGCCGCAGGCGCCGACCGCGGGTGCGGGTTCGCTGGTGCTTGCGAACAATACGCCAATGGTCTTCTCCAAGGAAGATAAGCCGGGGAACTTTGTGTTCCAGAAGAACTCGGCGGGGTTGGGCGTGCCGAGGGGATCGCTGGGAAGCCTGAACAAGATTTCGAGCCATGTGGAGCAGCACGGATCGGCAAGTATGCAGGTCTATGCTGCCGTGCCATCTGCGGGGGGCATGGCATCGAGTCATGGTGGGAACAGCGGGCCGGTTACATTGCGGGCGGGAGCGCCGATGCAGAGTGCGAATACATCGAATGCACCAGCATCGCGAGGGGAATCGTATGGGGGATCTTCGGCGTCATCGGTCGCTTCTCATAGCTTGGGTGCTCCTTCGGGGAGCGGCGGGTCCTCCGGAAGCGGCGGCCGCGGTGGATCTGGTCCGAAGTAG
- a CDS encoding TetR/AcrR family transcriptional regulator: protein MSSVPVKLDKISQQVPDPVPEFLPERTLERTTDPRILRTRKLLQQALVNLMKEKQFDSLSVQDIAEAATINRATFYDHYPDKFALLECTVGTRFNELLSERGVTFNGTCTSALRAIVLGVCDFIAFSEHPCSTKAGQMEPHMESAIIAVVRRMLLEGLEKHASAAPTSPQMIATTTAWAIYGAAKEWAQTPNRPPSSEIADTIVTLVHPVMTPVEPPTVSA, encoded by the coding sequence ATGTCCAGCGTCCCCGTAAAACTCGACAAGATCTCACAGCAGGTTCCAGACCCCGTCCCTGAGTTCCTGCCCGAGCGGACCCTCGAACGAACCACGGACCCGCGCATCCTTCGCACCCGCAAACTCCTCCAGCAGGCCCTCGTCAACCTCATGAAAGAAAAGCAGTTTGACAGCCTCTCCGTGCAGGACATCGCCGAAGCCGCCACCATCAACCGTGCCACCTTCTACGACCACTACCCCGACAAGTTCGCCCTGCTCGAATGCACCGTCGGCACCCGCTTCAACGAACTACTCTCCGAACGCGGAGTCACCTTCAACGGCACCTGCACCTCCGCCCTGCGCGCCATCGTCCTCGGAGTCTGCGACTTCATCGCCTTTTCAGAGCACCCTTGTTCGACCAAAGCTGGCCAGATGGAGCCCCACATGGAGTCCGCCATCATCGCCGTCGTACGCCGCATGCTCCTCGAAGGCCTCGAAAAGCACGCCTCCGCCGCACCCACCTCCCCCCAGATGATCGCCACCACCACCGCATGGGCCATCTACGGCGCCGCCAAAGAGTGGGCCCAAACCCCCAACCGCCCCCCCTCCAGCGAGATCGCAGACACCATCGTCACCCTCGTCCACCCCGTCATGACCCCGGTCGAACCGCCCACCGTCTCAGCCTGA
- a CDS encoding FMN-dependent NADH-azoreductase, protein MPTLLVVNSSPFHETSVSRNLSEEFVQNWKQANPNGRVITRDLTSSDLKTIDAAWVGAVYTPKDSRTAEQKQVLEVSDTLLGELRAADEYVFGVPMHNFAIPSVLKLWIDQIARVGETFSYADGTPKGLLQGKKATFLVASGGAYDAGTVMASFNHVEPYLRSVFGFLGVTDTKFVSAGGAAALMHGQDRATFLKPHVEAIRSQFVAA, encoded by the coding sequence ATGCCCACTTTACTTGTTGTGAATTCCAGCCCCTTTCATGAGACTTCGGTCTCCCGCAACCTGTCCGAGGAGTTCGTTCAGAACTGGAAGCAGGCGAACCCGAACGGACGAGTGATTACCCGCGACCTGACTTCAAGCGATTTGAAGACGATCGATGCTGCCTGGGTTGGGGCTGTGTATACGCCAAAGGATAGTCGGACGGCGGAGCAGAAGCAGGTGCTTGAGGTGTCGGACACGCTGCTTGGTGAACTGCGGGCGGCGGATGAGTATGTCTTTGGGGTGCCGATGCACAACTTCGCGATTCCTTCGGTGCTGAAGCTGTGGATCGACCAGATTGCTCGTGTGGGCGAGACGTTTTCGTATGCGGACGGAACGCCTAAGGGTCTGCTGCAGGGGAAGAAGGCTACGTTCCTGGTTGCCTCGGGTGGGGCTTATGACGCGGGGACGGTGATGGCTTCGTTCAACCATGTTGAGCCTTATCTGCGTTCGGTGTTTGGCTTCCTGGGCGTGACGGATACGAAGTTCGTGTCGGCCGGTGGCGCTGCTGCGCTGATGCATGGGCAGGATCGGGCGACGTTCCTGAAGCCGCATGTTGAGGCGATTCGTTCGCAGTTTGTGGCGGCTTAA
- a CDS encoding DUF6526 family protein, whose product MAAPQNFKNHARFYPLFHFIILPLLLLNLVFSIYITIHRWPAYQHTNLWWIVMSIVFFLIAGAARGSSLKAQDRIIRLEERLRLQALLPPADRAHIDELTVPQLIALRFASDAELPDLAHRALTKNMDPKAIKQAIVNWRPDHHRI is encoded by the coding sequence ATGGCCGCCCCGCAGAACTTCAAGAACCACGCCCGGTTCTACCCACTCTTTCACTTCATCATCCTTCCCCTGCTCCTGCTCAACCTCGTCTTCTCCATCTACATCACCATTCACCGATGGCCCGCTTACCAGCACACCAATCTCTGGTGGATCGTCATGTCCATCGTCTTCTTCCTGATAGCCGGCGCAGCCCGTGGCTCCTCCCTCAAAGCCCAGGACCGCATCATCCGCCTCGAAGAGCGTCTCCGCCTCCAGGCACTCCTCCCCCCCGCAGACCGCGCTCACATCGACGAGCTCACCGTCCCCCAGCTCATCGCCCTCCGCTTCGCCTCCGACGCCGAGCTCCCCGACCTCGCCCACCGCGCCCTCACCAAAAACATGGATCCCAAGGCCATCAAGCAAGCCATCGTTAACTGGCGACCCGACCACCACCGCATCTAG
- a CDS encoding deoxyribonuclease IV gives MKSSTIAMTGKKRIGVHVGTAGGTWTAVERAVAAGANTFQIFSSSPRQWRAAAVKPEDAAKMRELRAKHDVGPVAIHASYLINLCSQTESVRVNGVAAFRGEVERALALGAEYLVLHPGSWKGLTREEGLRLAAESIEKAIDGVAWEGKDFRILIENTAGAEFSLGGKLEQVAELVERLKACAPVGVCLDTCHVHVAGYDLVSPDGYVETMLLVKDTVGFDAVKVWHCNDAKAAMGSKLDRHEHIGEGTIGAEVFRRLLHDERFEHAAFIAETPVDAPGDEARNVGVLRTLAAG, from the coding sequence ATGAAGAGTTCAACGATCGCAATGACGGGGAAGAAGCGGATTGGTGTGCATGTGGGGACGGCGGGTGGGACGTGGACTGCCGTCGAGCGGGCCGTGGCAGCGGGGGCGAATACCTTTCAGATCTTCTCTTCGAGCCCGCGACAGTGGCGGGCGGCGGCGGTAAAGCCTGAGGACGCGGCGAAGATGAGAGAGCTGCGGGCGAAGCATGATGTGGGGCCGGTGGCAATTCATGCGAGCTATCTGATCAATCTTTGCAGCCAGACGGAGAGCGTTCGGGTAAATGGCGTGGCGGCGTTTCGCGGAGAGGTGGAGCGGGCGCTGGCACTGGGGGCGGAGTATCTGGTGCTGCATCCGGGGAGCTGGAAGGGGCTTACGCGCGAGGAGGGATTGCGGCTGGCGGCGGAGTCGATTGAGAAGGCGATTGATGGGGTGGCGTGGGAGGGGAAGGACTTCAGGATTTTGATTGAGAACACGGCTGGGGCGGAGTTTTCTCTTGGCGGAAAGCTGGAGCAGGTGGCGGAGCTGGTGGAGCGGCTGAAGGCTTGTGCGCCGGTGGGAGTGTGTCTGGATACGTGCCATGTGCACGTGGCGGGGTATGACCTGGTGTCGCCCGATGGGTATGTGGAGACGATGCTGCTGGTGAAGGATACGGTGGGGTTCGATGCGGTGAAGGTGTGGCACTGCAATGATGCGAAGGCGGCGATGGGCTCGAAGCTGGACCGGCATGAGCATATCGGGGAGGGGACGATTGGGGCGGAGGTGTTTCGGCGGCTGCTGCATGATGAGCGGTTTGAGCATGCGGCGTTTATTGCGGAGACGCCGGTGGACGCTCCGGGGGATGAGGCGCGAAATGTTGGGGTGCTGCGGACACTGGCGGCGGGATGA
- a CDS encoding FAD-binding protein — protein MNKRQFLKGSGSILTAAMLSRFASASEQDAAHQTAPRTNWAGNLTFHTDTLYQPKTVEEVQHIVKSCDKLRALGRGHSFNAIADSTHAQISLKQLDSIDIDAKARTATVGAGVTYGKLAPIIDAQGFAVPNLASLPHVSVIGACATATHGSGSNNGNLATIVSGLELVTADGTLHTLSRTKDPNDNNDPFLGQIVNLGGLGVVTKTTLDLQPTFQVAQVVYENLSFSQLEHHLEEIYLSGYSVSLFTDWQNHRATQVWVKRRVEPGATSVKFEPEFFGAKQATKKLHPVAGHSAEACTEQFGVPGPWYERLPHFKLNFTPSSGAEIQTEYFVPREHAYEAILAVEQLRDRITPHLYITELRTIAADNLWLSMAYQRPSLAIHFTWKPENDAVQALLPLIEEKLAPFNARPHWAKVNTIPPATLQRLYPKTPDYKTLLTQYDPQGKFRNQFLNTNIFSS, from the coding sequence ATGAATAAGAGACAGTTCCTCAAAGGCTCCGGCTCCATCCTCACCGCCGCCATGCTCTCACGCTTCGCCTCAGCCTCCGAGCAAGACGCCGCCCACCAGACCGCCCCGCGAACCAACTGGGCCGGCAACCTCACCTTCCACACCGACACCCTCTACCAACCCAAAACCGTCGAAGAAGTCCAGCACATCGTCAAAAGCTGCGACAAGCTGCGCGCCCTCGGCCGCGGCCACTCCTTCAACGCCATCGCCGACAGCACCCACGCCCAGATCTCCCTCAAGCAGCTCGACTCCATCGACATCGACGCCAAAGCCCGCACCGCCACCGTCGGCGCAGGCGTCACCTACGGCAAACTCGCCCCCATCATCGACGCCCAGGGCTTCGCCGTCCCCAACCTCGCCTCGCTCCCTCACGTCTCCGTCATCGGAGCCTGCGCCACCGCCACCCACGGCTCCGGCAGCAACAACGGCAACCTCGCCACCATCGTCTCCGGCCTCGAGCTCGTCACCGCCGACGGCACCCTCCACACCCTCTCACGCACCAAAGACCCCAATGACAACAACGACCCCTTCCTCGGACAGATCGTCAACCTCGGCGGCCTCGGAGTCGTCACCAAAACCACCCTCGACCTCCAACCCACCTTCCAGGTCGCACAAGTCGTCTACGAAAACCTCTCCTTCTCCCAACTCGAACACCACCTCGAAGAGATCTACCTCAGCGGCTACAGTGTCAGCCTCTTCACCGACTGGCAAAACCATCGCGCCACCCAGGTCTGGGTCAAACGCCGCGTCGAACCCGGCGCTACCTCCGTGAAATTCGAGCCCGAGTTCTTCGGCGCAAAGCAAGCCACGAAAAAACTCCATCCCGTCGCCGGCCACTCCGCCGAAGCATGCACCGAGCAGTTCGGCGTCCCCGGCCCCTGGTACGAGCGCCTCCCCCACTTCAAACTCAACTTCACCCCCAGCAGCGGCGCCGAGATTCAAACCGAGTACTTCGTCCCCCGCGAGCACGCCTACGAAGCCATCCTCGCCGTCGAACAGCTCCGCGACCGCATCACCCCGCACCTCTACATCACCGAGCTCCGCACCATCGCCGCCGACAACCTCTGGCTCAGCATGGCCTACCAGCGACCCTCCCTCGCCATCCACTTCACGTGGAAGCCTGAGAACGACGCCGTCCAGGCCCTCCTCCCCCTCATCGAAGAAAAGCTAGCTCCCTTCAACGCCCGCCCCCACTGGGCCAAGGTCAACACCATCCCCCCCGCAACCCTCCAGCGTCTCTACCCCAAGACGCCCGACTACAAAACCCTCCTTACCCAATACGACCCACAAGGAAAGTTCCGCAACCAGTTCCTCAACACGAATATTTTTAGCTCCTGA